GTCAATATCATCAATGGAGTACCCGATAGATGCCAAGTCATCATCTAGTCGGTGTTCGGCTGCATCATGAGGGCGAAATGCTTGAGTTACCGCTTCTGGCCAGTGTCCATCCATTGCTTCATGGTGCGAACCAGTATCCCAGAGGATTGTCCCCTCAGGATGTTCAACCACGAGGTTCCAGACAGGGATTTCATCATATTCAACGTCTGGATTTTGCTCATCATATGTCGCAAGCGTGTTCCCTTCCATCATATAGTTCATATCACAGTACAATCCACCTCGATCGAGAACGTGGATCGTTGCATTAACCATAGGACAGTATCTCTCGTCGATCCTGATAAGGATATATTCGAACCCTGGAACAGGCACTATCGTATATCTGCCGCTGTCGGTGCTATTGTCCGTGTTTCGTCGGGGTAAAGTCCAATGAAAACGAAAAGATGTGTATGAGTACAGTCGATTCTTCGTGGACGGAAGCTCGGATTAGAGAATTACACGATGACCTTGTCGAGTTGTATGAGCCGGTCGAGCATACGTCAGAACACGGGGCAAATCCGAATGCCAACCCTGGCGAGGGGGTTGAGCAACTCCTTACGACGATCCTTTCACAGAACGTTGCAGATCAAAACACAAAGCGAGCAGCACAAGCACTATTTGAGGAATACGAGGACTTCGCAGCAATCGAAGCTGCAGATCAGGATGAGCTCGCTGAAACAATTCGTGTCGCCGGGCTTGCAAATCAGAAGTCTGCTCGCATCCAGCGCGCGCTAACTGCAATTCGAGAAGAAACAGGTGGTGCTTATTCACTTGCATTCCTTGATGCGATGCCGACAGAT
This portion of the Salinarchaeum sp. IM2453 genome encodes:
- the nth gene encoding endonuclease III; protein product: MSTVDSSWTEARIRELHDDLVELYEPVEHTSEHGANPNANPGEGVEQLLTTILSQNVADQNTKRAAQALFEEYEDFAAIEAADQDELAETIRVAGLANQKSARIQRALTAIREETGGAYSLAFLDAMPTDEAKAWLTDIKGIGPKTSSVVLNFHFGKPTMAVDTHVERVSKRFGLVPESASNGRAHEVLDELVPDELIYPLHVLLIRHGRTYCSARSPDCDNPVCEKYCSCPGCS